Proteins co-encoded in one Kribbella solani genomic window:
- a CDS encoding DinB family protein — translation MTEVQRPALTAGERDQLIGWLDLQRSFVRMKCLGLSAEDAHRKVVPTSPLMTPAGLVAHLRWVEYSWFQQGVAGVPDTGQTPWVEGGHVDAEMFVDDVPLDQLLDEYDAECRQSNATIADLPLEHVELGQPAEKAASLRYVLCHMIEETARHVGHLDIIRELLDGSTGYTKPD, via the coding sequence TGAGCGCGATCAGTTGATCGGATGGCTCGACCTGCAACGCTCGTTCGTCCGGATGAAGTGTCTGGGACTGAGCGCGGAAGATGCCCACCGCAAGGTGGTCCCGACCTCACCACTGATGACCCCGGCCGGGCTGGTCGCCCACCTGCGCTGGGTCGAGTACTCGTGGTTCCAGCAGGGTGTGGCGGGTGTGCCCGACACCGGCCAGACGCCGTGGGTCGAAGGCGGGCATGTCGACGCCGAGATGTTCGTCGACGACGTGCCGCTGGACCAGCTGCTGGACGAGTACGACGCGGAGTGCCGGCAGTCCAACGCGACGATCGCGGACCTGCCGCTGGAACACGTCGAGCTGGGCCAGCCGGCCGAGAAGGCGGCATCGCTGCGGTATGTGCTGTGCCACATGATCGAGGAGACCGCGCGGCACGTCGGCCACCTGGACATCATCCGCGAACTGCTGGACGGCAGCACCGGGTACACCAAACCGGACTGA
- a CDS encoding TetR/AcrR family transcriptional regulator, whose translation MREPSVRRYSGRSVEEWKAARRERLLAAALELFGTDGYPATSVERLCTQAKVSTRHFYHEFQNKEAVLLAVHAQVIELAVRNTGDALRRTADRPVGERIAAAVDSYLRTIMADLRRARISFVEVVGTSPAVEEQRIAFRELLIGNLRDVGDTAVERGEIKRKDFRFLALAFLGAVNTVVYDWMLAEPRPPEQKVQKSLRELAVQLLTA comes from the coding sequence ATGAGGGAACCCTCCGTACGCCGTTATTCCGGGCGGTCAGTCGAGGAGTGGAAGGCCGCGCGCCGGGAACGGCTGCTGGCCGCCGCGCTCGAACTCTTCGGGACCGATGGATATCCGGCGACATCCGTGGAACGCCTGTGCACACAGGCGAAAGTGTCCACCCGGCACTTCTACCACGAGTTCCAGAACAAGGAAGCCGTGCTGCTCGCGGTACACGCGCAGGTGATCGAGCTGGCGGTCCGGAACACCGGCGACGCGCTCCGCCGGACCGCCGACCGGCCGGTCGGGGAGCGGATCGCCGCGGCCGTCGACTCGTACCTGCGGACCATCATGGCCGACCTGCGCCGGGCCCGGATCTCGTTCGTAGAGGTGGTCGGCACCAGCCCGGCGGTCGAGGAACAGCGGATCGCGTTCCGGGAGTTGCTGATCGGCAACCTGCGGGACGTCGGCGACACCGCGGTCGAACGCGGCGAGATCAAGCGGAAGGACTTTCGCTTTCTGGCGCTGGCGTTCCTCGGCGCGGTGAACACCGTCGTCTACGACTGGATGCTGGCCGAGCCGCGGCCGCCGGAGCAGAAAGTACAGAAGTCACTGCGTGAGCTGGCCGTCCAGTTGCTCACGGCATAG